One genomic window of Gammaproteobacteria bacterium includes the following:
- a CDS encoding transposase, giving the protein NSKIQAAKRRARGYRNIENFINMIYFLCGKLKFSSPLDLA; this is encoded by the coding sequence AACAGCAAGATTCAGGCAGCCAAAAGGAGGGCTAGAGGCTATCGAAATATTGAAAACTTCATTAATATGATCTACTTTTTATGTGGAAAACTGAAATTCTCCTCTCCACTCGATCTGGCATAG
- a CDS encoding SPOR domain-containing protein translates to MKRLFLVLLVINVLFFLWWQLGTSDDQVMRQSQTISDSTQSLVLLSEADKAKASQQGEINQESSKSSETASDTITSKIKEVVIYSDTSLPVNNDVLVADQNMCYKLGPFAEKNKAKKVMNELMYLGIKVNQRTISEPVHIGYRVYIPPLPSKAEAREMLQGLKMQNINDSAIIRQGEYENAISLGVFSIQSGAKRHQKAMTQKGFSVKIADRYRDSDQYWLNAYDIDKTDRLSPEWARLFKKSPEIKKQVINCK, encoded by the coding sequence ATGAAGCGGTTATTTTTAGTTTTATTAGTGATAAATGTGCTGTTTTTTTTGTGGTGGCAACTTGGTACTTCTGATGATCAGGTGATGAGACAGTCTCAGACTATCAGTGATAGCACTCAAAGCTTGGTGCTTTTGAGTGAAGCAGATAAAGCCAAGGCCAGTCAGCAAGGTGAAATCAATCAAGAGAGTAGTAAAAGCAGTGAAACGGCCTCAGACACAATCACTTCAAAAATAAAAGAGGTTGTTATTTATTCTGATACTTCCCTGCCTGTTAATAATGATGTATTGGTCGCTGATCAAAATATGTGTTACAAACTGGGGCCTTTTGCAGAGAAAAATAAAGCAAAAAAAGTGATGAATGAATTGATGTACTTGGGAATTAAAGTGAATCAACGTACTATTAGTGAGCCTGTTCATATCGGTTACCGCGTATATATTCCACCTTTGCCTTCTAAAGCAGAAGCGCGTGAGATGTTGCAAGGGCTAAAAATGCAAAATATCAATGATAGCGCTATTATTCGTCAAGGCGAATATGAAAATGCCATTTCTCTCGGGGTGTTTTCAATACAGAGTGGTGCAAAGAGGCATCAGAAAGCGATGACTCAAAAGGGGTTCAGTGTGAAAATAGCAGATCGTTACCGTGATAGCGATCAATACTGGCTCAATGCTTATGATATCGATAAAACAGATCGTTTGTCACCTGAATGGGCACGCCTCTTTAAAAAATCCCCAGAAATTAAAAAACAAGTCATAAACTGTAAATAA
- the birA gene encoding bifunctional biotin--[acetyl-CoA-carboxylase] ligase/biotin operon repressor BirA: MRLRLLSILSDGSFHSGEALGEALGISRAAVWKHLKILTQCWGVHFYAVPGKGYRLENPIELLDQKRIMVGVCPDLRLFLSSVEIHSEIDSTNSYLMLQVQQESIESGSVCLAEFQSAGRGRRGRQWISPFASNLYLSLYWQFSLSPVQLGGLSLAIAVAVADALRSVGLKGISVKWPNDILWKERKLAGILLEVTGEVVGVSDVVIGVGLNIRMPEHSADEIDQAWVDLETALGKTVSRNQLASILLEKLIETVLLYQSSGLSSFLERWRSMDMMNGSAAVLNIYDKNIYGISRGVDETGALVFESEGKTGFYQSGEVSLRTC; the protein is encoded by the coding sequence ATGCGGCTTCGGCTTCTGTCTATTTTATCTGATGGCTCTTTTCACTCGGGTGAGGCATTGGGTGAAGCTTTAGGTATAAGTCGCGCTGCGGTATGGAAACATTTAAAAATACTGACTCAGTGTTGGGGGGTTCATTTTTATGCTGTGCCAGGGAAGGGTTATCGTCTTGAGAACCCTATAGAATTATTAGACCAAAAGCGTATTATGGTTGGGGTTTGCCCTGACTTACGCCTTTTCCTTTCTTCTGTTGAAATACATTCTGAAATTGATTCCACAAATAGCTACTTAATGTTGCAGGTGCAGCAAGAGTCCATTGAAAGTGGTTCGGTTTGCTTGGCTGAATTTCAAAGTGCGGGTCGAGGTCGGCGTGGTCGTCAATGGATATCACCGTTTGCATCTAATCTATACTTATCTTTGTATTGGCAGTTTTCACTCAGTCCGGTACAGTTGGGTGGTCTAAGTTTAGCCATTGCTGTCGCTGTGGCTGATGCTTTGCGGTCAGTCGGGTTGAAAGGTATTTCGGTTAAGTGGCCCAATGATATTTTATGGAAAGAGAGGAAGTTAGCCGGTATATTATTGGAAGTCACAGGAGAGGTGGTTGGTGTCAGCGATGTTGTGATTGGGGTGGGTCTGAATATACGGATGCCTGAACATTCTGCGGATGAAATAGATCAAGCATGGGTTGATCTGGAAACAGCTCTGGGTAAAACGGTGTCACGTAATCAACTTGCTTCGATTTTATTAGAAAAATTGATAGAAACGGTTTTGTTGTATCAAAGCTCTGGTTTGTCATCTTTTTTGGAGCGTTGGAGATCTATGGATATGATGAATGGCTCTGCAGCTGTGTTGAATATATATGACAAGAATATTTATGGTATATCACGAGGTGTGGATGAGACGGGCGCATTAGTCTTTGAATCAGAGGGTAAAACTGGTTTTTATCAAAGTGGTGAAGTGAGTTTAAGAACTTGTTGA